The proteins below come from a single Gimesia alba genomic window:
- a CDS encoding choice-of-anchor Q domain-containing protein — MACFSEAAALHSFLPKHSNAAHSRRQNLAPFTRALVSRNAIEVLEDRTLLTAFTVVNTNDSGEGSLREAIEAANANAGADTISFDASLTGQTIVLTEELLISDDLTITGLGADQLTLDGNADSRIFNIDDGSLETTINVEISGLTLTNGSEYKGGAIYNREVLVISDSLLTANQAEYGGAIFSTAAGLTISNSTFSGNKANSGGGIFSLNSLLSVTMSTFSTNYSDLLGGGIYSESSKRFLLDASTITGSTFTENSSVGGGGIYINSGDLIVTNSDFLRNEAKYGGGIYITGNLNDSRVLIQNSTFGENNAQDTGGGLVNNGSILTIEGSTFSDNEAHEKYKPSRPEIESGGGIYNYSGSLIVTDSVFSRNRTFGKGGAIYSSSSDSLLVSNSLFFQNSANHGGGIYNKYTSIDVLESTFTENTALSSGGGIDSFIGTLTVIDSVFNQNKATTDGGGINNRGVLFVLGSTFGQNTSGISGGAISNIPLGTVTITNSTLSGNQSGRSGGGLFSSSEIPLTVINCTIILNSSTISGGGISSSTRSDLILNSIVAGNTAHHDNQLDLTVNAKEYNKLFLHNIIRYNIEGLLDPILTDNGGPTPTHALLAGSVAINRGNNEAALSAGLINDQRGVGYFRITDGRVDVGAYEYFDNILVVDSNSDLDDGDYSSGQLSLREAIKIANEIPEVDTISFSSSLTGLTIFLNNQLRITDDLTIIGLGSDQLTIDANHTGRIFDVYDGTHSANLYVSISGLTLANGDGTVLPDLENTTPSIGLGGNISYKRYNTGGAIFNYEHLSVSDLVFQDNQARLGGAISSQSGAGATMSIENSVFLRNTASAGGAIYSGSSVTVTGSSFVENQATGDGGAIYASSLTVSGSSFTENSAQGSGGAIYHPYGELQVSDSTFTGNVAAINGGGIYHSYRQGWSVQGVTIPDGPLAGQQLATFVLGYPDPTEIANCTFYENSATRGGGIYSVEMSAASHPLADVPFSPSYAVAASLPIKFENSFDPQVILNDCSFTGNTAELGGGILNRSGEMQIFDSTFRENVASSAGGGLYNVGSLVIEASSLSQNSANTGGGVDNVGNLKLIESQFDQNQATSNGGGLASNLGYIRISATNFNGNSAGEDGGGIYLVQGSTGIIVDNMGEVQSAPAPLIENSSFESNSAENGGGIYVIPRITDIGFQTLNILNSTFHTNSATESGGGIFVWRTQLNVSGSEFSDNQAVDGAGINNLAGSVFIEESTLFENIATGSGGAIATLGHLSLYNSTLSGNQAALAGGGIYHRNGAEFSPDGTEVNLSPIDPSQFPIVDPGLQLLPANPPQILDLIFVVSLNGVIDTTLPINDNDSDVPADSVPLWLLNSSLNVVNSSLVGNTAGTSGGGISTPEPGSRSTTTVKNSIVAGNAAAAGSQIAGEFTGQTNLIQDSIEGLIDPVLRDNGGPTKTHALLPGSIAINAGSNEIVENADLMTDQRGAGFERIIDGAVDIGVFELHSMTLVVDTNSDIDDGDYSSGQLSLREAIRLLNELTPDVDIITFDASLAGQTIILSSELLISDDVTIIGLGADQLTISGNHNSRIFNVDDGDAETTIEVFLSGLTLMEGYAENGGAILNHEILSITDSTISASTAMTDGGGIYHAAGLLTINGTLFVDNRALQAGGGLYNSTQDLEISGSTFLRNVADRSGGGIYTLQGVARYGIKKPEVIFEFPNGVQIISAFPELEYQYNLVTISDTRFIENSARNGGGLYSSYTRGPSSNYYSGWCGTIIYSLPLSVIEGASESVNTERSQSEFVLADSALIGNSAFSGGGVYHGSGLLTMKRNTIHENTAAYTGGGIANHGELILEASTLSENRAYLGGGMLLNDGNATISNSTFSNNSAHYSGGGIYQVEGSGIIMPPLLSNIDTWHPTGIEETDSSSLVHEPQDWISHAETIRVLNPGPVFVRFLPVGPSGMIVQPAPSKLNLINCTITGNSAEHSGGGIAVPAHSNQNATTTITNSIVAGNTAATDAQVEGSFVFNSNLIQDSIEGLLDPVLRDNGGPTKTHALLAGSVAINGGDNAAAESAGLTNDQRGDGSARIVDGSVDIGAFEVQTLIAQIDLRVVKSKTPTSGNGESASLPENITWIDEWGNYWVEIWLSTPDTTDLGILSANLNLTYNTEVTTATSIEYGAAFTENQSGTINDQTGTIENLSAETSLVDVGDDQRVLFARIKFESTADDAVDLDLSGQGLKSRSLGLSISQPEIVFVGGAPSEEVHGPVPTTQIWVNPYDLNDDDTVNIRDLLIFFTTYHSSPSESNSSYSWITDLNRNDRVDFRDFSLLIRNYGKSKANQSPVNYPQNYRDAWNQLLTVDSLSEPQHHTNIVTQSAAETVLESVVKQVSPQLTSSQSETLEQVDIEVVDLAGDTLGRAAAGTIFIDVNAAGRGWFVDASPADHSEFAYDSELTLIALPDSAAANGVDLWSVILHELGHLLGYNHETDGVMQETLAPSVRRLPGWAEETDSFFSSLSEGSELVLF, encoded by the coding sequence ATGGCTTGCTTCTCTGAAGCAGCAGCTCTGCACTCGTTCCTCCCGAAACATTCGAACGCAGCGCACTCTCGGCGACAGAATCTCGCACCATTTACACGGGCTCTGGTATCCAGAAACGCCATCGAAGTACTCGAAGACCGCACGCTGCTGACAGCTTTCACGGTGGTGAATACCAACGATTCCGGCGAAGGCAGTCTGAGAGAGGCCATCGAAGCGGCGAATGCGAACGCCGGCGCGGATACGATCTCGTTTGATGCATCACTCACTGGCCAGACGATTGTGCTCACAGAGGAGTTGTTGATTTCTGACGACCTGACGATCACAGGTCTGGGCGCTGATCAACTGACCCTCGATGGAAATGCCGACAGCCGCATTTTTAATATTGATGATGGCAGTTTGGAGACGACGATCAATGTTGAGATCAGTGGTCTCACGCTGACGAATGGTTCTGAGTATAAAGGTGGTGCAATCTATAATCGTGAGGTTCTTGTAATTTCAGACAGTCTACTCACAGCTAATCAAGCGGAGTATGGGGGCGCAATTTTTAGCACAGCAGCAGGGCTGACAATCTCAAATAGTACGTTTTCAGGGAACAAAGCAAATTCAGGCGGCGGAATTTTCAGCTTAAATAGTCTCTTATCGGTTACGATGAGCACTTTTTCTACAAATTACAGCGACCTTTTGGGGGGAGGTATTTATTCTGAAAGCTCGAAGAGATTTCTCTTGGATGCTTCCACGATCACTGGCAGCACATTTACTGAAAACAGTTCAGTTGGGGGGGGAGGAATCTATATTAACAGTGGTGATTTAATTGTAACTAACAGTGACTTCTTACGTAATGAAGCAAAGTACGGCGGGGGAATTTACATAACCGGTAACTTGAATGATTCAAGAGTACTCATTCAAAATAGTACATTTGGGGAAAACAACGCGCAGGATACCGGAGGTGGTCTCGTTAATAATGGCAGCATCTTAACAATTGAAGGCTCAACATTTTCGGATAATGAAGCTCATGAAAAGTATAAGCCATCACGGCCTGAAATTGAATCTGGCGGAGGAATCTACAATTATTCCGGATCACTGATAGTGACAGATAGCGTCTTCTCTCGAAACAGAACATTCGGAAAGGGGGGGGCAATCTATAGTTCTTCAAGTGATTCACTTCTTGTATCCAACTCCTTGTTCTTTCAAAATTCTGCCAATCACGGCGGTGGAATCTACAATAAATACACATCCATTGATGTATTAGAAAGTACATTTACCGAAAATACTGCGCTATCGAGTGGAGGCGGGATTGATAGCTTTATCGGAACTCTGACAGTTATAGACAGTGTCTTTAACCAAAATAAAGCCACAACTGACGGTGGAGGCATCAATAATCGAGGGGTACTTTTTGTTCTTGGCTCTACGTTCGGTCAAAATACTTCTGGCATATCAGGTGGGGCTATTTCGAACATACCATTGGGTACCGTTACCATAACCAACAGCACACTTTCAGGAAATCAATCGGGGCGATCGGGGGGCGGTCTTTTCTCATCTAGTGAAATTCCATTGACAGTCATCAACTGCACGATCATCTTGAATTCGTCGACTATCAGTGGTGGTGGAATTTCTAGTAGTACGAGATCAGATTTAATCCTTAACAGCATTGTCGCTGGAAATACCGCACATCACGATAATCAATTAGACCTCACCGTAAACGCTAAGGAATACAACAAGCTCTTCCTGCATAACATTATTCGGTATAACATTGAAGGATTGCTCGACCCCATCCTCACAGATAATGGGGGACCAACTCCAACACATGCATTACTGGCTGGCAGTGTAGCCATTAATCGTGGTAATAATGAGGCTGCTCTTTCCGCAGGACTAATCAATGATCAACGTGGGGTTGGTTATTTTCGGATCACGGATGGAAGGGTTGACGTCGGTGCTTATGAATATTTTGACAACATCCTGGTTGTCGATTCAAATTCGGATCTCGACGATGGTGACTATTCCAGCGGTCAATTATCACTGCGCGAAGCAATCAAGATTGCGAATGAGATACCTGAGGTTGATACAATTTCCTTTAGTTCCAGTCTCACCGGTCTGACAATATTCCTGAATAATCAATTGCGCATCACGGATGACCTGACGATTATCGGCCTGGGTTCGGATCAACTCACGATTGATGCGAATCATACTGGTCGCATTTTCGATGTCTACGACGGAACTCATAGCGCAAATCTGTATGTCTCAATCAGTGGTCTGACACTTGCCAATGGAGATGGCACTGTCCTGCCTGATCTGGAAAATACCACGCCGTCAATCGGTTTAGGGGGGAACATCTCCTATAAACGATACAATACCGGTGGCGCGATTTTTAATTATGAACATCTGAGCGTTTCGGATCTGGTCTTCCAGGACAATCAGGCCAGACTGGGGGGCGCTATTTCTTCCCAGTCGGGGGCCGGGGCAACCATGTCGATTGAAAATTCGGTCTTCCTGCGCAACACAGCCAGCGCGGGAGGGGCTATTTACAGTGGGAGTTCGGTCACGGTCACCGGCAGTTCGTTTGTAGAAAATCAGGCGACCGGTGATGGGGGTGCCATCTATGCGTCTTCATTGACCGTGAGTGGCTCCAGTTTCACCGAGAACAGTGCGCAGGGAAGTGGTGGGGCCATTTATCATCCCTACGGAGAACTGCAGGTTTCTGATTCGACTTTCACTGGTAATGTTGCCGCGATAAACGGGGGCGGTATTTATCACTCCTATCGACAAGGCTGGAGCGTTCAAGGAGTCACAATTCCCGATGGCCCACTGGCCGGGCAGCAATTAGCAACCTTTGTTCTCGGGTATCCTGATCCCACCGAAATCGCGAACTGCACGTTTTACGAAAATTCTGCAACCAGGGGAGGCGGCATCTATTCGGTAGAAATGTCTGCTGCCTCTCATCCGCTTGCCGATGTGCCTTTTAGTCCGAGTTATGCAGTCGCAGCGAGTTTGCCAATCAAGTTCGAAAACAGTTTTGATCCCCAAGTCATTCTCAACGACTGTTCCTTTACTGGGAATACAGCAGAATTGGGAGGAGGCATTCTCAATCGCTCAGGGGAAATGCAGATCTTCGACAGCACATTCAGAGAAAACGTTGCTTCCAGCGCAGGCGGGGGGCTGTATAACGTTGGCAGTTTGGTGATTGAGGCAAGTAGTCTGTCTCAGAACTCTGCGAATACAGGAGGCGGAGTTGATAATGTCGGCAACCTTAAGCTGATCGAAAGTCAGTTTGACCAGAATCAAGCGACATCGAATGGTGGTGGCCTTGCCAGTAATTTGGGCTACATCAGAATCAGCGCAACCAATTTCAACGGAAATTCTGCGGGTGAAGATGGTGGAGGCATTTATCTGGTACAGGGAAGTACAGGCATTATTGTAGATAACATGGGGGAAGTTCAATCCGCTCCTGCACCTCTGATTGAGAATAGTTCGTTCGAAAGTAATTCCGCTGAAAACGGGGGCGGCATTTATGTCATACCCAGGATTACAGATATCGGTTTTCAGACGTTAAACATTCTCAATTCAACTTTCCATACTAACTCGGCAACCGAGTCAGGAGGCGGAATCTTTGTCTGGCGGACGCAGCTCAACGTTTCAGGGAGTGAATTTTCAGACAATCAAGCCGTCGATGGAGCGGGTATCAATAATCTGGCAGGTTCTGTTTTTATCGAGGAGAGCACACTTTTTGAGAATATAGCAACTGGTTCAGGTGGCGCCATTGCTACCCTCGGCCACTTGTCCCTTTATAATTCGACTCTGTCTGGAAACCAGGCCGCACTCGCCGGTGGTGGGATCTACCATCGCAACGGTGCAGAGTTTTCACCTGACGGTACTGAAGTGAATCTCTCTCCGATTGATCCTTCGCAGTTCCCTATTGTTGATCCGGGCCTGCAACTTCTTCCGGCTAACCCACCTCAGATACTCGATTTGATATTTGTAGTGAGTCTGAATGGTGTTATAGACACCACGCTACCGATTAATGATAATGACAGCGATGTTCCAGCCGATTCGGTACCACTCTGGCTGTTGAATAGTTCACTTAATGTGGTTAACAGTTCGCTTGTCGGAAACACGGCAGGGACATCAGGGGGAGGGATATCAACACCGGAGCCGGGGTCCCGTTCGACGACGACGGTTAAGAACAGTATTGTGGCTGGCAATGCAGCAGCTGCGGGTTCCCAGATCGCCGGCGAATTCACGGGGCAGACAAATCTCATCCAAGACAGTATTGAGGGTCTGATCGATCCGGTGCTCAGAGACAACGGCGGCCCGACCAAAACACATGCGTTACTGCCCGGAAGTATCGCCATCAACGCGGGTAGTAATGAGATCGTGGAGAACGCCGATCTGATGACCGACCAGCGCGGAGCCGGTTTTGAGCGGATCATTGATGGGGCCGTGGATATCGGTGTGTTCGAACTGCATTCCATGACGCTTGTCGTAGACACGAATTCAGACATTGATGACGGCGATTATTCAAGCGGCCAACTATCGCTGCGGGAAGCAATCCGGCTGTTGAACGAGTTGACCCCGGATGTCGATATCATCACCTTTGACGCCAGCCTTGCCGGTCAAACGATTATTCTCAGCAGTGAGTTGTTGATTTCGGATGATGTGACGATCATCGGTCTTGGTGCCGATCAACTCACCATTAGCGGCAATCACAACAGCCGGATCTTTAATGTCGATGATGGAGACGCGGAGACCACGATTGAGGTTTTCCTCAGTGGCCTCACCTTGATGGAAGGATATGCCGAGAACGGTGGTGCGATTCTGAATCACGAAATTCTGTCGATCACGGACAGTACTATTTCGGCAAGTACGGCGATGACCGATGGCGGGGGCATTTATCATGCTGCCGGCCTGTTGACGATCAACGGCACTCTGTTTGTCGACAACCGGGCTCTCCAGGCTGGAGGGGGACTGTATAATTCCACACAGGACCTGGAAATTTCAGGGAGTACTTTCTTGCGAAATGTTGCGGATCGATCTGGCGGCGGTATCTATACCCTGCAGGGTGTTGCCAGATACGGCATTAAGAAGCCAGAAGTGATTTTTGAATTCCCAAATGGTGTTCAAATAATATCAGCATTTCCTGAATTGGAGTATCAGTATAATCTGGTGACGATTTCTGATACCCGGTTTATTGAAAATTCAGCACGCAATGGCGGGGGATTATACAGCAGTTATACAAGAGGCCCCTCAAGCAATTATTACTCCGGGTGGTGCGGGACGATCATCTACTCTTTACCTCTCTCCGTGATTGAGGGGGCATCAGAAAGTGTAAATACCGAGCGAAGTCAATCGGAGTTCGTGTTGGCCGACAGCGCCCTTATCGGTAACTCTGCCTTCTCGGGTGGTGGCGTTTATCATGGTTCAGGTCTGCTGACAATGAAACGCAATACGATCCATGAAAACACTGCCGCTTATACCGGGGGAGGGATCGCGAATCATGGGGAACTCATTCTGGAAGCGAGTACCCTTTCAGAAAACCGTGCTTATTTAGGTGGAGGCATGTTGTTGAATGATGGAAATGCAACAATCAGTAACAGCACGTTCTCGAATAACTCAGCCCACTATTCAGGGGGCGGGATTTATCAGGTCGAAGGTTCGGGCATAATCATGCCACCTTTGTTGAGTAATATCGACACTTGGCACCCAACTGGAATAGAGGAGACAGACTCCTCGAGTCTGGTCCATGAGCCACAGGATTGGATATCGCATGCTGAAACGATTAGGGTTTTAAATCCAGGGCCCGTATTCGTTCGATTTCTACCTGTCGGCCCCTCGGGAATGATAGTTCAGCCTGCTCCCAGTAAATTGAATCTCATCAACTGTACCATCACCGGGAACTCAGCAGAGCATTCCGGCGGGGGCATCGCTGTACCGGCTCACTCTAATCAAAATGCCACAACGACCATTACCAACAGCATTGTCGCCGGTAATACTGCTGCGACTGACGCCCAGGTCGAGGGTTCCTTTGTCTTTAATTCGAATCTCATTCAGGACAGTATTGAAGGCTTATTAGATCCCGTCCTCCGTGATAACGGCGGGCCTACGAAAACCCATGCCTTACTGGCGGGAAGTGTTGCGATTAACGGCGGCGATAACGCTGCTGCGGAGTCTGCGGGTTTAACGAACGATCAGCGTGGTGATGGCTCGGCACGCATTGTGGATGGCTCGGTCGATATTGGGGCGTTTGAAGTTCAGACTCTCATTGCGCAGATTGATTTGCGCGTTGTGAAATCCAAAACACCGACGTCCGGAAACGGCGAGAGTGCCTCTCTACCCGAAAACATCACCTGGATTGACGAGTGGGGCAATTACTGGGTCGAGATTTGGCTCAGCACTCCTGACACCACCGATCTTGGTATATTGTCAGCCAACCTCAATTTGACCTACAACACGGAGGTGACAACTGCCACGAGTATTGAGTATGGTGCCGCCTTCACGGAGAACCAGTCAGGGACCATCAATGATCAAACGGGAACGATTGAAAACCTGTCCGCCGAAACCAGCCTGGTCGATGTGGGCGACGATCAACGCGTTCTGTTTGCCCGGATCAAATTTGAGTCCACTGCCGACGACGCCGTCGATCTGGACCTATCAGGACAGGGGCTGAAATCACGCAGTTTGGGGCTTTCCATCAGTCAGCCTGAAATTGTATTTGTGGGAGGCGCTCCGAGTGAAGAGGTTCATGGTCCTGTTCCGACGACACAGATCTGGGTAAACCCCTATGATTTGAATGATGATGACACCGTCAATATCAGGGATCTCTTGATTTTTTTCACAACATATCATTCGAGTCCCAGCGAGTCGAATTCGTCCTATTCCTGGATTACAGATCTGAATCGAAATGATCGTGTCGATTTCAGAGATTTTTCTTTGTTAATCAGAAACTATGGCAAGAGTAAAGCCAATCAGTCTCCGGTCAACTATCCTCAGAATTACCGGGATGCCTGGAACCAGTTATTAACGGTTGACAGTTTAAGTGAACCACAACACCACACAAATATAGTGACACAGTCAGCCGCGGAAACAGTGCTGGAGTCAGTCGTCAAACAAGTCAGCCCGCAGTTGACGTCCAGCCAGTCCGAAACGCTGGAGCAGGTCGATATTGAAGTCGTTGATCTCGCCGGCGATACTCTGGGCCGTGCCGCTGCCGGCACGATTTTTATCGACGTCAACGCCGCGGGTCGAGGCTGGTTTGTGGATGCGAGTCCCGCCGATCACAGCGAGTTTGCTTATGACAGCGAACTGACTCTGATCGCCTTACCCGACAGCGCCGCTGCCAACGGTGTCGATCTCTGGTCGGTCATTCTGCATGAGCTCGGCCATCTGCTGGGTTACAATCACGAAACCGACGGCGTGATGCAGGAGACTCTGGCTCCCAGTGTGCGTCGTCTGCCCGGTTGGGCTGAGGAGACCGATTCGTTTTTCAGTAGTCTTTCTGAAGGCTCAGAACTGGTATTATTTTAA
- a CDS encoding TerC family protein encodes MFEWLASPEAWIALATLTSLEIVLGIDNIIFISILVGRLPEKQRDLARTLGLSLAMIARLILLFSISWVMGLTEPWFSLMEYDFSGRDLILIGGGLFLLAKATHEIHNSLEGVAHEETGASAAQATFGSVLVQIGVLDIVFSLDSVITAVGLSDHVSIMAIAIVLSVAVMLFAAKPIGNFVDEHPTIKILALSFLIMVGVTLMVEGFGIHVPKGYIYFAMAFSVAVEMINLRMRKNHVEAVRLRKQIEEGETS; translated from the coding sequence ATGTTTGAGTGGTTGGCCAGCCCTGAGGCCTGGATTGCGTTGGCGACATTGACGTCATTAGAAATTGTGCTGGGTATCGACAACATCATCTTCATTTCCATTCTCGTCGGGCGGCTGCCGGAAAAACAACGAGATCTGGCCCGGACACTGGGGCTGAGCCTGGCGATGATCGCGCGGCTGATTCTACTGTTCTCGATCTCCTGGGTGATGGGACTCACCGAACCCTGGTTTTCCCTGATGGAATATGATTTTTCCGGCCGCGATCTGATCCTGATTGGCGGCGGACTGTTTCTGCTGGCCAAAGCCACTCATGAAATTCATAACAGTCTGGAAGGGGTTGCACACGAAGAAACGGGAGCGTCTGCGGCGCAAGCCACCTTCGGCTCGGTGCTGGTACAGATCGGGGTACTCGACATTGTCTTCTCGCTGGACTCGGTGATCACCGCCGTCGGTCTTTCGGACCATGTCTCGATCATGGCGATTGCGATCGTGCTCTCGGTAGCCGTGATGCTGTTCGCTGCGAAACCGATCGGCAATTTTGTCGATGAGCATCCCACGATCAAAATTCTGGCCCTCTCGTTTCTGATCATGGTCGGCGTGACGCTGATGGTGGAGGGTTTTGGGATTCACGTTCCCAAAGGCTACATCTATTTCGCGATGGCATTTTCTGTCGCCGTGGAAATGATCAACCTGCGAATGCGGAAAAATCATGTCGAAGCCGTTCGCCTGCGTAAACAAATAGAAGAAGGTGAAACCAGTTAG
- a CDS encoding ThuA domain-containing protein: MKCSYRFSVLLLLAICCSPLLCRAVESSDEKLSVLLIDGQNNHKWQQTTPLLKKILENSGRFDVEVSTTPEGIPRKPRVITGKLSKEDAKYQDQQLRRWEETVARIKRDAPAQWKAWRPDFKQYDVVVSNYNGESWPEEVKQAFDNYVASGGSFVVVHAADNSFSDWPAYNKMIAVGGWGGRDEKSGPMLRLRDDKWIKDTSAGRGGTHGTRIPVVVKVRQPAHPIVKGLPVEWMHPADEVYGKLRGPAENVSVLATAYSEPSERGTGEHEPIMMTINYGKGRVFHTTLGHDTTALQGTGFQITLQRGTEWAATGKVTQPIPKVKWNDNEPTVQAP; this comes from the coding sequence TTGAAGTGCTCATACCGTTTTTCCGTGTTGTTGTTGCTGGCGATTTGCTGCAGCCCGCTTTTGTGCCGGGCTGTGGAATCGTCTGATGAAAAACTTTCGGTGCTGCTCATTGACGGGCAGAACAATCATAAATGGCAGCAGACAACGCCGCTGCTGAAAAAGATTCTGGAGAACTCCGGCCGCTTTGATGTGGAAGTTTCAACGACGCCGGAAGGGATCCCGCGCAAACCGCGTGTGATCACGGGCAAGCTTTCCAAAGAGGATGCGAAATATCAGGATCAGCAATTGAGACGCTGGGAAGAAACGGTTGCCCGCATCAAACGGGACGCACCTGCACAATGGAAAGCCTGGCGCCCCGACTTTAAACAGTACGATGTCGTCGTCAGTAACTATAATGGTGAAAGCTGGCCCGAAGAAGTAAAGCAGGCGTTCGACAATTATGTCGCATCCGGCGGCAGTTTTGTCGTTGTGCATGCCGCCGACAATTCATTTTCCGATTGGCCCGCATATAACAAAATGATCGCCGTCGGCGGTTGGGGCGGTCGCGATGAGAAATCGGGTCCCATGTTGCGACTGCGTGATGACAAATGGATCAAAGATACGTCCGCCGGTCGAGGGGGAACCCATGGCACGCGAATTCCCGTTGTCGTCAAAGTTCGTCAGCCCGCACATCCCATCGTAAAAGGGCTACCCGTCGAGTGGATGCATCCCGCCGATGAAGTGTACGGTAAGCTCCGGGGACCCGCGGAAAATGTGAGTGTTCTCGCGACCGCGTATTCCGAACCCAGCGAACGCGGCACCGGCGAACACGAGCCGATTATGATGACCATCAATTATGGAAAAGGCCGTGTGTTCCATACGACGCTGGGACACGATACGACGGCTCTGCAGGGGACCGGTTTTCAGATTACGTTGCAACGCGGCACTGAATGGGCGGCGACCGGCAAAGTGACACAGCCGATTCCCAAAGTCAAATGGAACGACAACGAGCCGACAGTCCAGGCGCCTTGA
- a CDS encoding peroxiredoxin, with the protein MTVNVMQPAPDFALQGYDRTSDSFKDYKLADFKGKWVCLFFYPLDFTFVCPTELVAFNDALGQFEERNCEVLTASTDSKYSHKGWCDADPQLADLKYPMLADGTHKLSSDYGVLKEELGISLRGIFLIDPEGVCQWLAIHPLSVGRNVEEVLRVLDALQTGENVPCNWKKGEKTL; encoded by the coding sequence ATGACAGTTAACGTAATGCAGCCCGCTCCCGATTTTGCTTTGCAGGGATATGACCGTACCAGTGATTCATTCAAGGATTACAAACTGGCCGACTTCAAAGGCAAGTGGGTATGCCTGTTTTTCTATCCTCTGGACTTCACGTTTGTTTGCCCCACTGAATTAGTGGCATTCAACGATGCCCTCGGTCAGTTTGAAGAACGCAACTGCGAAGTTCTGACAGCCAGCACCGACAGCAAGTACTCTCACAAAGGCTGGTGCGACGCTGATCCTCAACTGGCTGACCTGAAATATCCCATGTTGGCCGACGGCACTCACAAGCTGTCAAGCGATTACGGCGTTCTCAAAGAAGAACTCGGTATCTCACTGCGTGGTATCTTCCTGATCGATCCGGAAGGCGTCTGCCAGTGGCTGGCGATCCACCCGCTGAGCGTCGGACGTAATGTGGAAGAAGTTCTGCGTGTCCTCGACGCTCTCCAGACAGGCGAAAATGTTCCCTGTAACTGGAAGAAAGGTGAAAAGACTCTCTAA
- a CDS encoding NHL repeat-containing protein yields the protein MQWNLNLIFKASACCLTALCLTLGSTALIADEKGDKKGDEKKEAAKKEEPKKEAPKKEAPKKEEPKKEAAKPAPKKEAPKKEEPKKPAVTVKTLVTNLENPSGLAIQDGTGHVFVASRYGVYRYDAKGKTVDLEIAGYPTDVYGKGPKYNVGPLGVAFMSKDQLVVGDGSRPDGEELVRIYKVGDKPVAKWVKEDTAVQTLGPIKAGDKTAKGEGNFYGVAVGGGDIFITCNGDDTKGWVAKSVIKDGKAGPLELTIATKAATNVDAPVAITFSPDGKELVIGQMGEMNVANDALLTFYDPKTGKLKKSLKTGLSDIAGLAYSPKTKKLYATDFSWVDTTKGGLFELKIDGDKVTAEKIVSLDKPAAIAFDKEGNLYLTAFGTQGKDPEKSPGSLAIIKAGL from the coding sequence ATGCAGTGGAATTTAAACCTGATTTTTAAAGCAAGCGCATGCTGCCTGACGGCACTATGCTTGACTCTGGGAAGTACTGCTCTGATCGCTGATGAGAAAGGCGATAAAAAAGGCGACGAGAAAAAAGAAGCCGCCAAGAAAGAAGAGCCCAAAAAAGAAGCCCCTAAAAAAGAGGCTCCGAAGAAGGAAGAACCCAAGAAAGAAGCAGCCAAGCCTGCTCCTAAAAAAGAAGCACCAAAAAAGGAAGAGCCTAAAAAACCGGCTGTGACTGTGAAAACTCTGGTGACCAACCTGGAAAATCCCAGTGGTCTCGCCATTCAGGATGGCACCGGCCATGTGTTTGTTGCCAGCCGATACGGCGTGTATCGCTACGATGCCAAAGGCAAAACCGTTGATCTGGAAATCGCCGGGTATCCGACAGACGTTTACGGCAAAGGACCTAAATACAACGTTGGTCCTCTGGGTGTCGCTTTTATGAGTAAAGATCAGCTGGTCGTCGGCGATGGTAGCCGTCCCGATGGTGAAGAACTGGTTCGCATTTACAAAGTCGGCGACAAACCCGTTGCGAAATGGGTCAAAGAAGACACCGCCGTTCAGACTCTGGGCCCCATCAAAGCCGGCGACAAAACCGCCAAGGGTGAAGGTAACTTCTATGGCGTCGCCGTCGGTGGCGGAGACATCTTCATCACCTGTAACGGCGATGATACCAAAGGCTGGGTTGCCAAATCGGTGATCAAAGACGGCAAAGCCGGTCCGCTGGAACTGACCATCGCCACTAAGGCAGCCACCAATGTGGATGCACCGGTCGCCATTACGTTCTCTCCCGATGGAAAAGAACTGGTCATCGGCCAGATGGGGGAAATGAATGTCGCCAACGATGCACTATTGACATTCTACGATCCCAAAACAGGCAAGCTCAAAAAGAGCCTGAAAACTGGTCTGAGCGATATCGCCGGCCTGGCTTACAGTCCCAAAACCAAAAAACTGTACGCGACTGATTTCTCCTGGGTGGATACCACCAAGGGGGGACTGTTCGAGTTGAAAATCGATGGCGACAAAGTGACCGCCGAAAAAATCGTATCTCTCGACAAGCCAGCCGCGATTGCATTTGACAAAGAGGGCAATCTGTATTTGACTGCTTTTGGAACTCAGGGGAAAGATCCTGAAAAATCTCCCGGTTCACTGGCGATCATCAAAGCTGGTCTTTAA